In Camelus ferus isolate YT-003-E chromosome 10, BCGSAC_Cfer_1.0, whole genome shotgun sequence, the following proteins share a genomic window:
- the FAU gene encoding ubiquitin-like protein fubi and ribosomal protein S30, whose amino-acid sequence MQLFVRAQELHTLEVTGQETVAQIKAHVASLEGIAPEDQVVLLAGTPLEDEATLGQCGVEALSTLEVAGRMLGGKVHGSLARAGKVRGQTPKVAKQEKKKKKTGRAKRRMQYNRRFVNVVPTFGKKKGPNANS is encoded by the exons ATGCAGCTCTTTGTCCGCGCCCAGGAGCTACACACTCTCGAGGTGACCGGCCAGGAGACGGTCGCCCAGATCAAG GCTCATGTAGCCTCGTTGGAGGGCATCGCTCCAGAAGATCAAGTCGTGCTTCTGGCAGGCACCCCCCTAGAGGATGAGGCTACTCTGGGCCAGTGTGGGGTGGAGGCTCTGAGCACTCTGGAAGTAGCCGGCCGCATGCTTGGAG GTAAAGTCCATGGTTCCTTGGCCCGTGCTGGGAAAGTAAGAGGTCAGACTCCCAAG GTGgccaaacaagagaaaaagaagaagaagacaggcCGGGCCAAGAGACGTATGCAGTACAACCGGCGCTTTGTCAATGTTGTGCCCACCTTTGGCAAGAAGAAGGGCCCCAATGCCAACTCTTAA
- the ZNHIT2 gene encoding LOW QUALITY PROTEIN: zinc finger HIT domain-containing protein 2 (The sequence of the model RefSeq protein was modified relative to this genomic sequence to represent the inferred CDS: deleted 1 base in 1 codon) → MEPAGPCGFCPAGETQPARYTCPRCNVPYCSLRCYRAHGTCAEDFYRDQVLGELRGRSASPSRLASALRRLRQQRETEDDPEDAGLRPSPCPGALSGLWERLAPAEKAAFERLLSRGEAGRLLPPWRPWWWRCGAQPRLLEELGDTPGPDAEELEPDSARTPPEPVKDEPGAAKLVLRDVFGPIAPAVPTRIPTLASLSGGRASPLVRFQLPNVLFAYAHTLALYHGGDEALLSDFCATLLGVSGALGAQQVFTTVEEALQAAVHVLEAGEHPPGPLGTRGAMCEAARILLGEGPANQKGYTLAALGDLARTLGRARKQAVATEERERLYRARKKCQFLLAWTNENEVALTPLALDCARAHRAHTVAAEEVAALTGELEQLWGGPLPPARRTLIEELPG, encoded by the exons ATGGAGCCGGCCGGGCCGTGTGGATTCTGCCCGGCGGGGGAGACCCAGCCAGCACGCTACACCTGTCCTCGCTGTAATGTGCCCTACTGCTCGCTGCGCTGCTACCGGGCTCATGGCACCTGCGCAGAAGACTTCTACCGTGACCAGGTGCTGGGAGAGCTGCGTGGCCGCAGCGCCTCGCCCAGCCGCCTGGCCAGCGCCCTACGCCGGCTGCGTCAACAACGCGAGACCGAGGACGACCCCGAAGACGCGGGCCTCAGGCCTAGCCCG TGCCCGGGCGCCCTCTCAGGACTCTGGGAGCGGCTCGCGCCGGCCGAGAAGGCGGCCTTCGAGCGGCTGCTGAGCCGAGGGGAGGCCGGACGGCTGCTGCCTCCGTGGCGGCCATGGTGGTGGCGTTGCGGGGCTCAGCCGCGGCTTCTGGAGGAGCTGGGTGATACCCCGGGCCCTGACGCTGAGGAGCTGGAGCCCGACTCCGCGAGGACGCCGCCGGAACCCGTAAAGGATGAGCCCGGGGCGGCCAAGCTGGTTCTCAGAGACGTCTTTGGGCCCATCGCCCCCGCCGTGCCCACCCGGATCCCCACGCTGGCCAGCCTGAGCGGTGGCCGGGCATCGCCGCTCGTGCGCTTCCAGCTACCCAACGTGCTGTTCGCCTATGCACACACTCTTGCCCTGTATCATGGCGGCGACGAGGCGCTGCTCTCCGACTTCTGTGCCACGCTGCTTGGCGTTTCTGGAGCCCTAGGCGCTCAGCAAGTCTTCACCACTGTTGAGGAAGCCCTGCAGGCCGCAGTCCACGTTCTAGAAGCAGGCGAGCATCCACCTGGGCCCTTGGGCACACGGGGTGCCATGTGCGAGGCCGCCCGCATCCTACTGGGTGAGGGCCCGGCCAACCAGAAAGGCTACACGCTAGCAGCACTGGGGGACCTGGCGCGGACCCTGGGCCGGGCCCGAAAACAAGCCGTGGCCACCGAAGAGCGAGAACGCCTCTACCGGGCCCGAAAGAAGTGCCAGTTCCTGCTGGCTTGGACCAACGAAAATGAGGTAGCCCTCACACCCCTGGCTCTAGACTGCGCCAGGGCCCACCGAGCACATACTGTGGCAGCCGAGGAAGTGGCAGCCCTCACTGGGGAGCTGGAGCAGCTTTGGGGAGGCCCCCTGCCACCTGCCCGGAGGACTCTCATTGAGGAACTCCCCGGCTGA
- the MRPL49 gene encoding 39S ribosomal protein L49, mitochondrial, producing MAATIFRAVLRGSRTGVLPDSGLRRLSQTQEPPDYRSFVESVDEYHFVERLLPPTSIPQPPKHEHYPTPSGWQPPRDLPPNLPYFVRRSRMHNIPVYKDITHGNRQMTVIRKVEGDIWALQKDVEDFLSPLLGKTPVTQVNEVTGTLRVKGYFDQQLKAWLLEKGF from the exons ATGGCAGCTACCATATTCCGGGCTGTGCTACGGGGCTCGAGAACCGGCGTCCTGCCGGACAGCGGGCTACGGCGGCTG AGCCAGACCCAGGAACCTCCTGATTATCGCAGCTTTGTGGAGTCTGTGGATGAATACCATTTTGTGGAGCGCCTGTTACCCCCCACCAGCATCCCACAGCCCCCAAAGCATGAACATTATCCCACTCCTAGTGGCTGGCAGCCACCCAGAG ACCTCCCACCCAACTTGCCCTACTTTGTGCGGCGCTCTCGGATGCATAACATCCCTGTCTACAAGGACATCACGCATGGCAACCGTCAGATGACTGTAATCCGGAAGGTGGAGGGGGACATTTGG GCCCTGCAGAAGGATGTGGAAGATTTCCTGAGCCCACTTCTGGGGAAGACACCTGTCACCCAGGTCAATGAGGTGACAGGTACCCTTCGGGTCAAGGGCTACTTTGATCAGCAGCTCAAAGCCTGGCTCCTGGAAAAGGGCTTCTGA
- the TM7SF2 gene encoding delta(14)-sterol reductase TM7SF2: MAPLQGSRAPTEFGGPLGAAALMLLLPATMFHLLLVARSGSARLLGPPPYLPGLEALWSPWALLLCLTWLGLQAALYLLPARKVAEGQELKDKSRLRYPINGFQALVLTALLLGLGMSAGLPLGALSEMLLPLAFAATLIAFIFSLLLYLKSLVVPAFALAPGGNSGNPIYDFFLGRELNPRICSFDFKYFCELRPGLIGWVLINLALMMQEAELRGSPSLAMWLVNGFQLLYVGDALWHEEAVLTTMDIIRDGFGFMLAFGDLAWVPFTYSLQAQFLLYHPQPLGLPMALVICLINAVGYYIFRGANSQKNTFRKNPSDPRVADLETISTATGRQLLVSGWWGMVRHPNYLGDLIMALAWSLPCGVSHLLPYFYLLYFTALLVHREARDEQQCLQKYGLAWHEYCRRVPYRIMPYIY, from the exons ATGGCACCTCTTCAGGGCTCCCGGGCCCCGACGGAATTCGGAGGACCCCTGG GCGCTGCGGCTCTGATGCTGCTGCTCCCTGCCACCATGTTCCACCTGCTACTGGTAGCCCGCTCGGGCTCGGCGCGCCTCCTGGGCCCACCCCCCTACCTGCCGGGACTCGAGGCGCTGTGGAGCCCGTGGGCGCTGTTGCTGTGTCTTACCTGGCTCGGCCTGCAGGCGGCGCTCTACCTTTTGCCGGCGCGCAAG GTGGCCGAGGGGCAAGAATTGAAGGACAAGAGTCGACTGCGCTACCCCATTAACG GTTTCCAGGCCTTGGTGCTGACAGCCTTGTTGCTCGGCCTGGGGATGTCAGCCGGGCTGCCCCTGGGAGCGCTCTCAGAAATGCTCCTGCCCTTGGCATTTGCGGCCACCCTCATCGCCTTCATCTTCAGCCTCCTTCTCTATCTGAAGTCTCTGGTAGTCCCTGCTTTTGCCCTGGCACCAGGGGGAAACTCAG GAAATCCCATCTACGACTTTTTCCTGGGACGGGAGCTCAACCCACgcatctgttcctttgacttcaAATACTTCTGCGAACTGCGGCCCGGCCTCATCGGCTGG GTCCTCATCAACTTGGCCTTGATGATGCAGGAAGCAGAACTTCGGGGGAGTCCTTCGCTGGCCATGTGGCTGGTCAATGGCTTCCAGCTACTATATGTGGGTGATGCCCTTTGGCATGAG GAGGCTGTCCTCACCACCATGGACATCATACGTGACGGGTTTGGCTTCATGCTGGCCTTTGGGGACCTGGCCTGGGTACCCTTCACCTATAGCCTGCAGGCCCAGTTCCTGCTGTACCACCCACAGCCGCTCGGGTTGCCCATGGCCTTAGTCATCTGCCTCATCAATG CTGTAGGTTACTACATCTTCCGTGGAGCCAATTCCCAGAAAAACACCTTCCGAAAGAATCCTTCTGATCCCAGAGTGGCTG aCCTTGAGACCATCTCTACAGCCACAGGGCGACAGCTGCTGGTGTCCGGGTGGTGGGGTATGGTCCGTCATCCCAACTACCTTGGAGACCTCATCATGGCTCTGGCCTGGTCCTTGCCCTGCG GGGTGTCCCACTTGTTGCCCTACTTCTACCTCCTCTACTTCACTGCGCTGCTGGTGCACCGTGAGGCCCGAGACGAACAGCAGTGTCTGCAGAAGTATGGCCTGGCCTGGCACGAATACTGCCGGCGTGTGCCTTACCGAATTATGCCCTACATCTACTGA